In the genome of Methylomagnum ishizawai, the window AGCCGCGCATCCAGGGCTGGGCACCCTACATCGAAACCCAGGCCATGCTCAACGCCGACCGCCGGGTCAGCGGCAGTTTGATCCGTGGCATCCTGCCCGGAATGGAGCCCGAAGTTTCAGCGGTGGCCCAACGCTTGATCCAAGGCCGCTTGGAGGCGCTCAAGCCGGGCGGCTTCGGCATCGTGCTGGGGGTGGAACTCGCCAGCTACCTGGGCGTGGTGATCGGCGATCCGATTACCGTCATCGCCCCGGAAATCAACGGCGCGGCGGGCGGCATCCTGCCCAGGATCAAGCGCTTCACCGTGGTCGGCGTGTTCCAGGTCGGCATGTACGAATTCGACCGCAACCTCGCCCTGATCCATCTGGACGACGCCGCCCAACTCCATCATATGGAAGGCGCGGTGTCGGGGCTGAGGCTCAGGCTGGACGATGTGTTCCATGCCCAGCAGGTGGCGCACGAACTCGGTCCCAAGCTGGGCGATCACTACACCCTCGCCGACTGGACCCTGGAACACGGCAATTTCTTCCAAGCGGTGCAGACCGAAAAACGGGTGATGTTCATCATCCTGCTGCTGATCGTGGCCGTGGCCGCTTTCAACATCGTATCCACCCTGGTGATGGTGGTCACCGACAAGCGCCCCGATATCGCCATCCTCCGCACCCAGGGCATGACCCCGGAGGGCATCATGGGCATCTTCATCGTGCTGGGTTCCTTGATCGGCCTGTTCGGGACGCTGCTGGGCACGGTCGGCGGGGTGTTGCTGGCCTTGAACGTCGATCGCGTGGTACCCGCCATCGAACGGCTGCTCGGGGTGCAATTCCTGTCGGGCGATGTGTACTACATCACCGAACTGCCCTCCAAGCTGCTGTGGTCGGATGTGGCCGTCATCACCGGCATCGCCTTCCTGCTGTCGGTGCTGGCGACCCTCTATCCAGCCCGGCAAGCCTCGCGCATCCAACCGGCGGAAGCGCTGCGCTATGAATAAGCCCGCCCCCGCCCGCATGTTCAAACCCCTGAGCGTCTACATCGGCCTGCGCTACACCCGCGCCCAGCGCCGCAATAGCTTCATCTCGTTCATCGCCCTGACCTCGGCCCTGGGCACCGCATTGGGCGTGGCCGCGCTGATCACGGTGCTATCGGTGATGAACGGCTTCGAGGCCGAAATCAAGGAACGCATCCTCGGCATGACCGCCCACGCTTCCATCAGCGGCCTAGATGGCGAGTTGCGCGACTGGCCCTCGCTGGAAGCCCCCTTGCGGCAGGAACCCAAAGTCCTGGGCTGGGCGCCCTATATCGAAGCCCAAACCCTGTTGAATTCCGACACCCAGGTCAGCGGGATCACCTTGCGCGGCATCCTGCCGGATTACGAACCCAGGGTTTCGGAAGCCGCCAGCCGTTTGATAGAAGGCCGGTTGGACGCATTGCGGGCGG includes:
- a CDS encoding lipoprotein-releasing ABC transporter permease subunit, giving the protein MFKPLIFFIGLRYTRAKRRTRFISFIALTSVLGLALGVTALITVLSVMNGFEEELRERILGMASHASISGPDGKLRDWHSLEPTLRQEPRIQGWAPYIETQAMLNADRRVSGSLIRGILPGMEPEVSAVAQRLIQGRLEALKPGGFGIVLGVELASYLGVVIGDPITVIAPEINGAAGGILPRIKRFTVVGVFQVGMYEFDRNLALIHLDDAAQLHHMEGAVSGLRLRLDDVFHAQQVAHELGPKLGDHYTLADWTLEHGNFFQAVQTEKRVMFIILLLIVAVAAFNIVSTLVMVVTDKRPDIAILRTQGMTPEGIMGIFIVLGSLIGLFGTLLGTVGGVLLALNVDRVVPAIERLLGVQFLSGDVYYITELPSKLLWSDVAVITGIAFLLSVLATLYPARQASRIQPAEALRYE